Part of the Flavobacterium alkalisoli genome is shown below.
CCCATTTTCTTGGAAAAGTAAGTTCTGTTATAATATCAAACCCGTTTGACTTGTTTAAAACGTCCGGGTTAAGGTTGTGGGCAACATTAAGAATCTTTACTAAGGTTTTAGTAACAGGATCTGTATTTTGAGTTATGCCATTATCTATTTCTGAAAAAGAAACAGAGTCCTTGAACCAGATACTTTTATCGCTGTCAAAGCTTTTCCAGGTAATGGTTTTGTCTTTTCCGGGCTTTATATGTAAATATTGTCCGTACTTAGTGGGTAATGCAAAAGCATTTGCACCATCAAGAACGGTATATTCTCCGGTTATTAAAAGTTTTCCGTTACTATAAAAAGTCTTTTTCAAGGTCTTTTGCTGTTACTTTTCGTAAATCCTTTATAAAGTCTACCACGGCCGCATGGGTAACGGTATTCTTTTCAAAATGCCTTACGGTTTGCTGTTTTTCACTATCGGTAGCTTCCAGTTGGTTTAGTATATTCATCAGGTGCATTTTCATATGTCCCTGCTGTATTCCTGTTGTTGTTAATGAGCGTAATGCTGCAAAGTTTTGAGCCAGTCCGGTAACAGCAATAATCTGCATAAGTTCTTTTGCGGTTGGGTTGCCTAACATTTCAAGAGATAGCTTTACAAGAGGATGTAATGTTGTAAGTCCTCCAACCGTACCAAGTGCTAGTGGAATATCCATCCAGAAGGTAAATATGTCGTTCTCAATTTTTGCGTGAGAAAGACTGCTGTACGTTCCGCTTTTTGCTGCATAGGCATGAACACCTGCTTCAATTGCCCTGAAATCGTTTCCTGTGGCTACTACTACAGAGTCAATACCATTCATTATGCCTTTGTTGTGAGTAACTGCCCTAAAAGGCTCTATTTCGGCAATTTTAACTGCTGTAACAAACTTTTCGGCAAACTCTACGGGATCTACGCCATTGCCTTCGCTTAAATCGGCTACGGGGCATGAAACCTCGGCTCTAACCACGCAGTTAGGTACGTAGTTAGAAAGTATGCTCATTATTACCTGAATCTGTTTTTCCTCTTCGGTAAAAGCATTGTTGTTTTGTGCTTCGTTTTTAAGTGTTTTGGAAAACTGTTCCAGGCAGGAGTTAATAAAGTTGGCTCCCATGCTGTCCTTTGTTTCAAAAGTGGCATGAAGCTGATAATAGTTGTCAAGTGAATCGGTTTTGTCTTTCAGGACAATGTCCAGAATACCACCGCCGCGTTTTTGCATATTTTTAGTTATGCTTTCGGTTTCTTCAAAAAACTTAGACTTTATAGTATTGAAAAAAGAAGTAAGTTTTTCTTTGTCTCCTTTGTATAGAAAATGAACCTGTCCTATTTTTTCGGTTCCTAATATCACGGTTTTAAAACCACCACGCTGTGCCCAGAATTTTGCAGCTTTTGAAGCGGCGGCCACTACTGAACTTTCTTCTACAGCCATAGGGATGGTGTATTCCCTTCCGTTAATTGTAAAATTTGGGGCTACACCCAGGGGAAGGTAAAAATTGGTGATGGTGTTTTCTATGAATTCATCATGCAGCTTTTGCAGCGATTCGTCTGAATTCCAGTATTTTTTCAGTAATGCTATTGCATCTGCCGGATTGGTAAAATACTCGTTTGCAATCCAGTTAATTTTTTCTTCTTTAGATAGTTTAGAGAAACCAGCTATTGCCTTGCTCATTTTCAGTGTCTTAATATTATAATAGTTTGCAAAGATACATTTTAAGCTGTGCAAATGCTAAAAACTATTAATGCGATATTCCCGCTAATTGTGGGGTAAATTTTCATTTAACAAAAAAAAGGACGGCTATCTCATAAAAATTTATTAAAATTGGAGGTTTTTTACCATGTATAGAATGAAAAATATCAAAAAGTCACTTTACTTATTTTTACTGTTAAGCCTGCCTGTTTTAGGGCAGCAAAAAATAACCCTCGAAGAGATTTGGAGCGGAAGCTACAGGACAAAGGGGATGTATTCGCTGGAAGCGATGCAGAATACCAATCAATACACGGTTTTAAACAGCAACTGGAATGCCGGTACTTCGCAAATAGACCTGTATGATTTTGCAACCCTCGAAAAGGTTAGTACTATTATAGATTCTAAAAGCTTTAGTGAGCTGAAAGGTATAGACAGTTATACTTTTAGCCCGGATGAGAAAAAAGTGCTTATAGCAACAAATTCAAACCAGATTTTCAGGCATTCTTTTACGGCCGATTTTTATATTTATGATATTGCTTCTAAATCGCTTGTTAAGCTAAGTGATAACCAGGTGCAGGAACCTACTTTTTCTGCCGATAACTCTAAAGTGGCTTACGGTTATAATAACAATCTTTATGTTTTTGACCTTGCCACAAAAACT
Proteins encoded:
- a CDS encoding hydroxymethylglutaryl-CoA reductase, degradative, with the translated sequence MSKAIAGFSKLSKEEKINWIANEYFTNPADAIALLKKYWNSDESLQKLHDEFIENTITNFYLPLGVAPNFTINGREYTIPMAVEESSVVAAASKAAKFWAQRGGFKTVILGTEKIGQVHFLYKGDKEKLTSFFNTIKSKFFEETESITKNMQKRGGGILDIVLKDKTDSLDNYYQLHATFETKDSMGANFINSCLEQFSKTLKNEAQNNNAFTEEEKQIQVIMSILSNYVPNCVVRAEVSCPVADLSEGNGVDPVEFAEKFVTAVKIAEIEPFRAVTHNKGIMNGIDSVVVATGNDFRAIEAGVHAYAAKSGTYSSLSHAKIENDIFTFWMDIPLALGTVGGLTTLHPLVKLSLEMLGNPTAKELMQIIAVTGLAQNFAALRSLTTTGIQQGHMKMHLMNILNQLEATDSEKQQTVRHFEKNTVTHAAVVDFIKDLRKVTAKDLEKDFL